The Benincasa hispida cultivar B227 chromosome 9, ASM972705v1, whole genome shotgun sequence genome has a segment encoding these proteins:
- the LOC120085150 gene encoding protein RESISTANCE TO PHYTOPHTHORA 1, chloroplastic isoform X2 has protein sequence MNTLIPTSPCNFCEIPSFFSHRAAISLKLSAIKINHRLRANSNDLKTQAVEEPKEEENGIAVEPQQQTKESPAPALDKDLKKVVQKTAATFAPRASTASKNPAVPGTTLYTVFEVQGYASMLLGGVLSFNLLFPSNEPDIWRLMGMWSIWMFTIPSLRARDCSKNEKEALNYLFLLIPLLNVIIPFFLKSFAVVWSADTLAFFGMYAWKDRCSVWVEEMR, from the exons ATGAACACTCTAATTCCCACTTCTCCTTGCAACTTCTGCGAAATCCCAAGCTTCTTTTCCCATAGAGCCGCCATTTCCCTAAAGCTTTCTGCCATAAAAATCAACCACAGATTACGCGCCAATTCCAACGACCTGAAAACCCAGGCAGTAGAGGAaccgaaagaagaagaaaatgggaTTGCAGTCGAACCCCAGCAGCAAACCAAGGAATCCCCTGCTCCTGCACTCGATAAAGACCTCAAGAAG GTTGTTCAAAAGACTGCTGCAACATTCGCACCAAGGGCCTCTACTGCCTCAAAAAATCCTGCTGTACCTGGAACTACTTTATATACTGTCTTTGAGGTTCAAGGCTATGCCTCAATGTTGTTAGGCGGTGTTCTATCTTTCAATCTTTTATTCCCCTCAAACGAACCAGATATATGGAGATTAATGGGAATGTGGTCAATATGGATGTTCA CAATACCTTCGCTTCGGGCACGAGACTGctcaaaaaatgagaaagaagCTCTCAACTACCTGTTTCTCCTCATCCCATTACTCAACGTTATAATTCCATTTTTCTTGAAGTCTTTTGCAGTCGTCTGGTCAGCTGATACCTTAGCCTTTTTCGGAATGTATGCTTGGAAG GATCGGTGCAGTGTTTGGGTCGAAGAGATGAGATGA
- the LOC120085150 gene encoding protein RESISTANCE TO PHYTOPHTHORA 1, chloroplastic isoform X1 has product MNTLIPTSPCNFCEIPSFFSHRAAISLKLSAIKINHRLRANSNDLKTQAVEEPKEEENGIAVEPQQQTKESPAPALDKDLKKVVQKTAATFAPRASTASKNPAVPGTTLYTVFEVQGYASMLLGGVLSFNLLFPSNEPDIWRLMGMWSIWMFTIPSLRARDCSKNEKEALNYLFLLIPLLNVIIPFFLKSFAVVWSADTLAFFGMYAWKLGWFQRTDLDSE; this is encoded by the exons ATGAACACTCTAATTCCCACTTCTCCTTGCAACTTCTGCGAAATCCCAAGCTTCTTTTCCCATAGAGCCGCCATTTCCCTAAAGCTTTCTGCCATAAAAATCAACCACAGATTACGCGCCAATTCCAACGACCTGAAAACCCAGGCAGTAGAGGAaccgaaagaagaagaaaatgggaTTGCAGTCGAACCCCAGCAGCAAACCAAGGAATCCCCTGCTCCTGCACTCGATAAAGACCTCAAGAAG GTTGTTCAAAAGACTGCTGCAACATTCGCACCAAGGGCCTCTACTGCCTCAAAAAATCCTGCTGTACCTGGAACTACTTTATATACTGTCTTTGAGGTTCAAGGCTATGCCTCAATGTTGTTAGGCGGTGTTCTATCTTTCAATCTTTTATTCCCCTCAAACGAACCAGATATATGGAGATTAATGGGAATGTGGTCAATATGGATGTTCA CAATACCTTCGCTTCGGGCACGAGACTGctcaaaaaatgagaaagaagCTCTCAACTACCTGTTTCTCCTCATCCCATTACTCAACGTTATAATTCCATTTTTCTTGAAGTCTTTTGCAGTCGTCTGGTCAGCTGATACCTTAGCCTTTTTCGGAATGTATGCTTGGAAG TTGGGATGGTTCCAGAGAACAGACTTGGACTCCGAATAA